Proteins from one Salvelinus alpinus chromosome 34, SLU_Salpinus.1, whole genome shotgun sequence genomic window:
- the LOC139563806 gene encoding synaptosomal-associated protein 23-like, with product MADMSAEEITMRANQVTDESLDCTRRMLQMAEETRETGVNTIDMLDQQGEQLRRTEEGMDQINQDMRKAEKNLTDLSKCCGLCVCPCDRVTSIEHDSKYKRTWGTGDGSSTGEGGDGSVVSRQPSGVHNGQANQQQPMGGSGPYIKRITNDAREDEMEENLDQVGSIIGNLKNMASDMGAELDKQNKHIDRITEKADVNKARIDEANQRANKLIK from the exons ATGGCGGATATGTCAGCGGAAGAGATCACCATGAGGGCCAACCAAGTGACCGATGAG TCCTTGGATTGCACCAGGCGGATGCTACAGATGGCCGAGGAG ACCAGGGAGACTGGTGTCAACACCATCGACATGCTGGACCAACAGGGGG AGCAACTGAGACGTACAGAGGAGGGTATGGACCAGATCAACCAGGACATGAGGAAGGCTGAGAAGAACCTGACTGACCTGTCCAAGTGCTGTGGCCTCTGTGTCTGCCCCTGTGACAG GGTGACGTCCATAGAGCATGACTCTAAGTACAAGCGTACCTGGGGAACAGGTGATGGTAGCAGtacaggagagggaggggatggcTCGGTGGTGTCCAGGCAACCCTCAGGCGTCCATAACGGACAAGCCAACCAGCAGCAGCCCATGGGGGGCTCTGGACCCTACATCAAGAG GATTACCAACGATGCTCGGGAGGATGAGATGGAGGAGAACCTGGATCAGGTGGGCAGCATCATAGGGAACCTGAAGAACATGGCCAGTGACATGGGCGCTGAGCTAGACAAGCAGAACAAACACATCGACCGCATCACAGAAAAG gcGGACGTAAACAAAGCACGTATCGATGAAGCCAACCAGCGAGCCAATAAGCTCATCAAGTAG